From Streptococcus hyointestinalis, a single genomic window includes:
- a CDS encoding GNAT family N-acetyltransferase, producing the protein MDIMGTTFVELNDDERRSLFDLAEYGYVFDWTRQSSYKSSTVAALLNGEVAGLVEFERQPEDQLNHLWLIEVATNYRGTGIAGKLLAYVAKDSIEQGFDGFVLNEAKTALHELYITKYGATPIGKTRLLYFDTEAAQRLIERYLGGE; encoded by the coding sequence ATGGATATAATGGGTACGACATTTGTAGAGCTGAATGATGATGAAAGAAGAAGTCTATTTGACCTAGCTGAATACGGTTATGTGTTTGACTGGACAAGACAATCCTCATACAAGAGTTCAACAGTAGCAGCACTTCTTAATGGAGAAGTGGCAGGACTTGTTGAGTTTGAGAGACAACCAGAAGATCAACTAAATCATCTGTGGTTGATAGAGGTTGCAACAAATTATAGGGGAACAGGTATTGCTGGTAAACTATTAGCCTATGTAGCTAAAGACTCGATTGAACAAGGTTTTGATGGTTTTGTCTTAAATGAAGCCAAAACAGCTTTGCACGAACTCTATATTACTAAATATGGAGCTACGCCAATCGGAAAAACACGACTACTTTACTTCGATACAGAAGCAGCTCAACGTCTCATTGAACGCTACTTAGGAGGTGAGTAA